A stretch of DNA from Desulfosarcina ovata subsp. ovata:
GAGAGAAATCCATCAACACCGATCTTGGCAATCCGGCCCCCTTCTCCCGGGACCTGGATCATAAAAACCCGGAAACGCAAAACGGAATCAAATCCTGGATGGCGTGGTTGAAAAATGACGTCGGCTTTGCGGGCTGGCGGTATGACATGGTCAAGGGCTATGCCGGTTGGGCCATCGAAATCTATAACGATCATACGCTGCCGGCGTTCGCAGTCGGCGAATACTTCGATGACGATACGGCAAAAGTGATCGACTGGATCGATTCCACCCACCGCGAATGGCAGAAAAGAACGACGGCGTTTGACTTCCCCTTGAGAAACGCTCTTTACCAGGCGATCGCCTGGGGCAATTATGACTGGCTGAAATATCACGACCGGGGAGCCGGGGTTATCGGCCTCTGGAGCGACAAGGCGGTAACCTTTATCGAAAACCACGACACGGAAGAGGCCAGAAACAGTGCCTACGCGCCCCCATTTCCCGACGGGGATCAGACGCTTCAGGGATATGCATTTATTTTGACGCACCCCGGAACCCCTTGTGTGTTCTGGAAGGATATCTTCGATACGGGTCCGGAGCGTGAAAGGCGAATCAAGCAGCTTATTTCGATTCGTAAAAGCTACGGCATCCATTCGGAAAGCAAGGTCTGGATCGACAGGGCGGGCAAGGGGGATTGCTATGCCGCCTACATTTTCGGAGATCATGGGGAGATAGCGGTCAAAATCGGTCCGGGAAGCTGGTCTCCGACGGGAAGCAGGTGGGACCCGGTGGATGATCTGCTCACCTCGGGAAATGGTTATGCGGTATGGGGAGAAGACGGTCCAAAATGAGCCTTAAGAGCCTGTTTGACAAATCCGTCTAAGGCCCGCTAACGGCGTTGAAAAGTGTCTCAAAATGCTCACATATTACGTATATGCTCCGCTTTCGAGCCACTTTCCGCCTTGTTATCGGGCCTGATCCAGACTTCTCAAACAGGCTCTAAGACAGATGA
This window harbors:
- a CDS encoding alpha-amylase C-terminal beta-sheet domain-containing protein, with product MISPTETTRDYEWQGDYHRFSLLGRPWSGCYALPWRSYLTAKKTSSVKIPAEKGGVMKNRRIFFAILLFTSFSFVPLSAYPGTYHIMLQGFHWESSAVPQGWYTIILENSQRIKETGLNLVWFPPPSASASPQGYEPTQLRNLQSAYGTEAQLREAIRVLSPEVNVLADIVINHRSGTNGWADFTNPDWSTFTIVRDDEWGGEKSINTDLGNPAPFSRDLDHKNPETQNGIKSWMAWLKNDVGFAGWRYDMVKGYAGWAIEIYNDHTLPAFAVGEYFDDDTAKVIDWIDSTHREWQKRTTAFDFPLRNALYQAIAWGNYDWLKYHDRGAGVIGLWSDKAVTFIENHDTEEARNSAYAPPFPDGDQTLQGYAFILTHPGTPCVFWKDIFDTGPERERRIKQLISIRKSYGIHSESKVWIDRAGKGDCYAAYIFGDHGEIAVKIGPGSWSPTGSRWDPVDDLLTSGNGYAVWGEDGPK